A region from the Acipenser ruthenus chromosome 13, fAciRut3.2 maternal haplotype, whole genome shotgun sequence genome encodes:
- the LOC117418075 gene encoding hematopoietically-expressed homeobox protein hhex-like, which translates to MQYQHPASSAMSVNVPLYAPTPLQPVHPTPFYIDDILGRNVTSTSTPLMPTPTLPSANSSFTSLVPPYRTPIYEPTPIHPAFSHPAALTATYNTGALAGSFYPFHRTMGDYAHTLIRHDLLGKPLLWTPFIQRPLHKRKGGQVRFSNDQTIELEKKFETQKYLSPPERKRLAKMLQLSERQVKTWFQNRRAKWRRLKQENPQGTKKEECENSESRCDERQDISLNPKQKNKEITLNRSHCSSSPASQEEIESDISEDSEQDVDIEDDRHFSLNVQ; encoded by the exons ATGCAATACCAACACCCTGCGTCTTCGGCGATGAGTGTCAATGTTCCTCTTTACGCACCGACTCCACTTCAGCCGGTGCACCCAACTCCGTTTTATATTGACGATATTCTGGGCAGAAATGTGACTTCCACCTCCACTCCATTGATGCCGACTCCAACTCTGCCGTCTGCAAATTCCTCTTTTACCAGTTTGGTCCCACCGTACAGGACTCCAATTTACGAACCAACCCCGATCCATCCGGCGTTTTCGCACCCGGCAGCACTGACAGCTACCTATAACACGGGCGCGCTTGCTGGCTCATTCTACCCTTTTCACCGGACAATGGGCGATTACGCACATACATTAATCAGACATGATCTCCTTG GAAAGCCTCTTCTGTGGACTCCCTTTATTCAAAGGCCTCTGCACAAAAGAAAGGGCGGGCAGGTTCGATTTTCGAACGATCAAACTATTGAGCTAGAAAAGAAATTTGAGACACAGAAGTATCTCTCACCACCTGAACGAAAAAGACTTGCAAAAATGTTACAGCTAAGCGAAAGACAG GTAAAGACTTGGTTTCAGAATCGCAGAGCAAAATGGCGACGCCTGaaacag gAAAACCCTCAAGGAACCAAAAAAGAAGAATGCGAAAATTCTGAAAGCCGTTGCGATGAGAGGCAGGACATCTCATTGAATCCCAAgcagaaaaacaaagaaataactcTTAACAGATCCCACTGTTCATCATCGCCGGCATCTCAAGAAGAAATCGAATCCGACATCTCAGAAGATTCGGAGCAAGACGTGGACATTGAGGACGACAGGCATTTTTCATTAAATGTACAATGA